In the Candidatus Binatia bacterium genome, one interval contains:
- the lysA gene encoding diaminopimelate decarboxylase: protein MNKPHPATFASEDGVLARIAGVPVVDLARRFGTPTFVYDATTIAARIASLSRFDVVRYAQKACSNIAVLDLCRRHGALVDATSAGEVHRAMVAGYAPGGDPPPIVYTADIFDRDSLDLVVDAGVHVNCGSPDMIDQYASRVGRGSITLRINPGFGHGHSRKTNTGGEHSKHGIWHEELPEVLGRAAGLGMRVSGLHLHIGSGSDLEHLSQVCEAAEKLALRIGPQLDSISAGGGLPVPYKLGDPVMDVDAYFALWDAVRRKLEKSFGHAVRLEIEPGRYLVADSGFLLTEVRAIKRVGTNRFCLVDAGFHNLVRPAMYGSWHPMALAPQDGAGVRAQDDYVVGGPLCESGDIFTQGADGVVGHARLPQPSVGDIIVIGVAGAYGFSMSSNYNSKPLAAEVLVSEGRPHLVRARQGLDDLIRGERIPSDA, encoded by the coding sequence ATGAACAAGCCCCATCCGGCCACATTCGCGTCCGAGGACGGCGTGCTCGCGAGGATCGCCGGCGTACCGGTCGTCGACCTCGCACGGCGCTTCGGCACTCCGACGTTCGTCTACGACGCGACGACGATTGCTGCCCGCATCGCGAGCCTGTCCCGCTTCGACGTCGTGCGCTACGCGCAGAAGGCCTGCTCGAACATCGCGGTGCTCGACCTTTGCCGCCGCCACGGCGCCCTCGTCGATGCGACGAGCGCGGGCGAGGTGCACCGCGCGATGGTTGCGGGTTATGCGCCCGGCGGCGATCCGCCGCCGATCGTCTACACTGCCGACATCTTCGACCGCGACTCGCTCGACCTCGTCGTGGACGCGGGCGTTCACGTCAACTGCGGTTCGCCCGACATGATCGACCAGTACGCGTCGCGAGTCGGACGCGGCAGCATCACGCTCAGGATCAATCCCGGATTCGGCCACGGCCACAGCCGCAAGACGAACACCGGCGGCGAGCACTCCAAGCACGGCATCTGGCACGAGGAGCTTCCCGAGGTGCTCGGGCGCGCGGCAGGTCTCGGAATGCGCGTGTCGGGTCTTCATCTGCACATCGGCTCGGGCAGCGACCTCGAGCACCTTTCGCAGGTGTGCGAGGCTGCCGAAAAGCTTGCGCTGCGCATCGGCCCGCAGCTCGATTCGATCAGCGCCGGCGGCGGGCTGCCGGTGCCTTACAAGCTCGGCGATCCGGTGATGGACGTCGATGCGTACTTCGCGCTGTGGGACGCCGTGCGCAGGAAGCTCGAGAAGTCGTTCGGTCACGCGGTCAGGCTCGAGATCGAGCCGGGTCGCTATCTCGTTGCCGACAGCGGTTTTCTTCTCACCGAAGTGCGCGCCATCAAGCGCGTCGGAACGAACCGCTTCTGTCTCGTCGACGCGGGCTTTCACAACCTCGTGCGTCCGGCGATGTACGGGTCGTGGCATCCGATGGCGCTGGCGCCGCAGGACGGAGCCGGTGTACGAGCGCAGGACGACTATGTCGTCGGTGGACCGCTTTGCGAGTCGGGAGACATTTTCACCCAGGGCGCCGACGGCGTGGTGGGTCACGCGCGTCTGCCGCAGCCGTCGGTGGGCGACATCATCGTCATCGGCGTCGCCGGCGCCTACGGCTTTTCGATGAGCTCGAACTACAACTCCAAGCCGCTGGCGGCCGAAGTGCTCGTCTCGGAGGGACGCCCTCACCTGGTCAGGGCCCGGCAGGGCCTCGACGACCTGATCAGGGGCGAACGGATTCCCTCGGATGCGTGA
- a CDS encoding transposase, producing the protein MAASGWTQYSETQIREILELAKMGMQPADLARRYNVPVVVIHVWQTKYGASAGETDTNRLRRLDMEITKLNQLIGELTVEKDQLETKLTGGKG; encoded by the coding sequence ATGGCGGCGTCGGGATGGACCCAATACTCCGAGACCCAGATCCGCGAGATCCTCGAACTCGCGAAGATGGGAATGCAGCCGGCCGACCTTGCGCGCCGTTACAACGTCCCCGTGGTCGTCATCCACGTCTGGCAGACGAAATACGGCGCATCGGCCGGAGAAACCGACACCAACCGGCTGCGCCGCCTGGACATGGAGATCACCAAGCTGAACCAGCTCATCGGCGAGCTGACGGTCGAGAAGGATCAGCTCGAAACCAAGCTGACGGGCGGCAAGGGATGA
- the grxC gene encoding glutaredoxin 3, which produces MIYVLRGCPYCVRAKALLDSKAIPYREIDVTADQAERRRLCERTGHWTFPQIFIDDRFIGGCDELVALERRGKLDVLLS; this is translated from the coding sequence CTGATCTACGTCCTTCGGGGCTGCCCGTACTGTGTCCGCGCCAAGGCCCTGCTCGACTCCAAGGCAATCCCGTACCGCGAAATTGACGTGACGGCCGATCAGGCGGAGCGTAGGCGGCTCTGTGAGCGAACGGGACACTGGACCTTTCCGCAGATCTTCATCGACGACCGCTTCATCGGGGGGTGCGACGAGCTCGTCGCCCTCGAGCGACGTGGAAAGCTTGATGTCCTGCTTTCGTGA